A portion of the Cyanobium sp. PCC 7001 genome contains these proteins:
- the priA gene encoding primosomal protein N' — translation MAGAECKLVGQWLQIWLEAGREGQVFTYGNPAALPVQIGDLVQVRLQGRRHSGLVVDRLEELPAALEGKQLQPVEQVLQPAAVDPQWHTLIARVAEQCHTSRFKTLKSALPPGWLGQRRQGGPGTARIQAVRLGRTPAADERLTARQRQLLDHLAGAPASVPLRRLCGPAGFSRAVLLGLEQRGLVERLTLEAGDLHAAMAGALDPPQPLTVPQGQALEAITAAAPGQAFLLWGVTGSGKTEVYLQAAAHCLGQGRSTLLLTPEIGLIPQLLDRCRRRFGAAVVEYHSGLGEAERIAAWRRCLGGDPLVAVGTRSAVFLPLPHPGLIVLDEEHDGSYKQESPMPCYHAREVARLRAEQTGAWLVLGSATPALETWLACQGQTGGTTRLLSLSERIGGRPLPPVRLVDMRQELAEGHRRLLSRPLLDRLQGVRERGEQAVVLVPRRGYRTFLSCRSCGEAVLCPHCDVALTVHRSAGGQEWLRCHWCDHRTAVEARCGHCGSTAFKPFGAGTQRVMEQLAAELEGLRVLRFDRDTTRGRDGHRRLLARFAAGEADVLVGTQMLAKGMDLPQVTLAAVLAADGLLHRPDLRSAEQCLQLLLQLAGRAGRGERPGEVLVQTYCPEHPVIRHLVDGRYDRFLEDEIALRRSGGLVPFSRACLLRFSGTSPGSTATAAASVAEQLRPALERNGWCLIGPAPAPVARVAGRSRWQLLLHGPAGGPLPLPSEAELRRSLPSGVGLAIDPDPLSL, via the coding sequence ATGGCCGGTGCCGAATGCAAGTTGGTGGGGCAGTGGCTCCAGATCTGGCTGGAGGCCGGACGCGAGGGACAGGTGTTCACCTACGGGAACCCCGCGGCACTCCCCGTTCAGATCGGTGACCTGGTTCAGGTGCGCCTGCAGGGCCGCCGCCACAGCGGTCTGGTGGTGGACAGGCTCGAGGAGCTCCCAGCCGCGCTGGAAGGGAAACAACTCCAGCCGGTGGAGCAGGTGCTCCAGCCCGCGGCCGTGGATCCCCAGTGGCACACCCTGATCGCCCGGGTGGCGGAGCAGTGCCACACCAGCCGCTTCAAGACCCTCAAGAGCGCCCTGCCGCCCGGATGGCTCGGCCAGCGCCGGCAGGGGGGCCCGGGAACGGCCCGGATCCAGGCCGTACGGCTGGGACGCACACCGGCGGCGGATGAGCGGCTCACCGCTCGCCAGCGCCAGCTGCTCGACCATCTGGCGGGGGCCCCTGCTTCGGTGCCCCTGCGCCGGCTGTGCGGGCCGGCGGGCTTCAGCCGGGCCGTGCTGCTGGGGTTGGAGCAGCGGGGGCTGGTGGAGCGTCTGACGCTGGAGGCCGGGGACCTGCACGCGGCGATGGCCGGCGCCCTGGATCCTCCCCAGCCGCTCACCGTGCCCCAGGGGCAGGCCCTCGAGGCCATCACCGCCGCCGCCCCGGGCCAGGCCTTCCTGCTCTGGGGGGTGACCGGATCCGGCAAGACCGAGGTGTATCTGCAGGCGGCAGCCCACTGCCTGGGGCAGGGCCGCAGCACCCTGCTGCTGACCCCGGAGATCGGCCTGATCCCCCAGTTGCTCGACCGCTGCCGCCGCCGCTTCGGCGCTGCCGTGGTGGAGTACCACAGCGGGTTGGGCGAGGCGGAGCGGATCGCGGCCTGGCGGCGCTGCCTCGGGGGCGATCCGCTGGTGGCCGTCGGCACCCGCTCGGCGGTGTTCCTGCCCCTGCCCCATCCGGGGCTGATCGTGCTGGATGAGGAGCACGACGGCTCCTACAAGCAGGAGAGTCCCATGCCCTGCTACCACGCCCGTGAGGTGGCCCGGCTGCGGGCGGAGCAGACCGGGGCCTGGCTGGTGCTGGGCAGTGCCACGCCGGCGCTGGAAACCTGGCTGGCCTGCCAGGGCCAGACGGGTGGAACCACGCGGCTGTTGAGCCTCTCCGAGCGGATCGGGGGGCGGCCGCTCCCACCCGTGCGGCTGGTGGACATGCGGCAGGAACTGGCCGAGGGCCACAGGCGCCTGCTCAGCCGCCCACTGCTGGATCGGCTGCAGGGCGTGAGAGAGCGCGGCGAGCAGGCCGTGGTGCTCGTGCCCCGGCGCGGCTACCGCACGTTCCTGAGCTGCCGCAGCTGCGGAGAGGCGGTGCTTTGTCCCCACTGCGATGTGGCGCTCACCGTGCACCGCTCGGCAGGGGGACAGGAATGGCTGCGCTGCCACTGGTGTGACCACCGGACGGCGGTGGAGGCCCGCTGCGGGCACTGCGGCTCCACGGCCTTCAAACCCTTCGGAGCCGGCACCCAGCGGGTGATGGAGCAGCTGGCCGCCGAACTGGAGGGTCTGCGGGTGCTGCGCTTCGACCGGGACACCACCCGCGGCCGCGACGGCCATCGCCGGCTGCTGGCGCGGTTCGCCGCCGGCGAGGCCGACGTGCTCGTGGGCACCCAGATGCTGGCCAAGGGGATGGATCTGCCCCAGGTGACCCTGGCCGCCGTGCTGGCGGCCGATGGGCTGCTGCACCGGCCCGACCTGCGCTCCGCCGAGCAGTGCCTGCAGCTGCTGCTGCAGCTCGCCGGTCGGGCCGGGCGGGGCGAACGTCCCGGGGAGGTGCTGGTGCAGACCTACTGCCCCGAGCACCCGGTGATCCGGCATCTGGTGGACGGCCGCTACGACCGCTTCCTGGAAGACGAGATCGCCCTGCGCCGCAGCGGTGGTCTGGTGCCGTTCAGCCGGGCCTGCCTGCTGCGTTTCAGCGGGACCAGCCCCGGCAGCACGGCCACGGCGGCCGCCAGCGTGGCCGAACAGCTGCGGCCGGCACTGGAGCGGAACGGCTGGTGTCTGATCGGGCCGGCACCGGCACCGGTGGCGCGGGTGGCGGGGCGCAGCCGCTGGCAACTGCTGCTGCACGGCCCGGCAGGCGGACCCCTGCCCCTGCCCTCGGAGGCCGAGCTGCGCCGGAGCCTGCCCAGCGGGGTGGGCCTCGCCATCGACCCCGATCCCCTCAGCCTCTAG
- a CDS encoding DUF3153 domain-containing protein: MSDIPQPDVSQPEGPPSGELPAADPFREARQRLERGDYGRVLRSLEPLVATYPPATADGAQLQLLMATAWMGQGNSVRAMACCRQVKRCSDATLRAQARDLLAVLEAPALERPRHWSLTLPDLGEAEPVAGRLQQLASQRRRQRQPPPPPAPPVGPTRPPLGFAALALALLLLTVLLGGCGSVHAEIQFQSPGRLQLGQRLERDPATAPTPWEQALLASLRRAGLRPTGPERPGVDHLVSPVLPASAALEQLGETISEAGRLAGLELPPPRLGWQERNWLVGVRQHLEVGVDLRTADPLPGAAFSLDLSPLGPGAVRLATPEATVPLESGAGVRWPLRLGADNRLEVRCWRWSPLGLGAFAIGIALLVVLLVARLRQQLGFGLPQLPA, from the coding sequence ATGTCCGACATTCCTCAGCCCGACGTTTCACAGCCCGAGGGTCCCCCGTCCGGCGAACTGCCGGCCGCCGATCCCTTCCGTGAGGCTCGTCAGCGGCTGGAGCGGGGGGATTACGGCCGCGTGCTGCGCAGCCTGGAGCCCCTGGTGGCCACCTACCCCCCGGCCACGGCCGACGGGGCCCAGCTGCAGCTGCTGATGGCCACCGCCTGGATGGGCCAGGGCAACAGCGTGCGGGCCATGGCCTGCTGCCGCCAGGTGAAGCGCTGCAGCGACGCGACCCTCAGGGCCCAGGCCCGGGATCTGCTGGCGGTGCTCGAGGCCCCGGCTCTGGAGCGGCCCCGCCACTGGTCGCTCACCCTGCCGGATCTCGGCGAGGCCGAGCCCGTGGCCGGACGGTTGCAGCAGCTCGCCAGTCAGCGGCGACGCCAGCGGCAACCTCCCCCGCCTCCCGCTCCCCCGGTGGGACCCACCCGGCCTCCGCTCGGCTTTGCCGCCCTCGCCCTTGCCCTGCTCCTGCTCACCGTCCTCCTGGGGGGCTGCGGCAGCGTGCACGCCGAAATCCAGTTCCAGTCCCCCGGCCGCTTGCAGCTGGGGCAACGGCTGGAGCGGGATCCCGCCACGGCCCCCACTCCCTGGGAGCAGGCCCTGCTGGCGTCCCTGCGGCGGGCGGGTCTGCGGCCCACCGGCCCCGAGCGCCCCGGGGTGGACCATCTGGTGAGCCCCGTCCTGCCGGCCTCTGCCGCCCTGGAGCAGCTGGGGGAGACCATCTCCGAGGCCGGTCGTCTGGCCGGCCTGGAGCTGCCGCCCCCCCGGCTGGGGTGGCAGGAACGCAACTGGCTGGTGGGCGTGCGTCAGCACCTGGAGGTTGGTGTTGACCTCCGCACTGCCGATCCCCTGCCCGGCGCTGCCTTCAGCCTCGATCTTTCCCCCCTCGGGCCTGGCGCCGTGCGGCTGGCCACCCCGGAGGCGACCGTTCCGCTCGAGTCCGGCGCTGGCGTGCGCTGGCCCCTGCGGCTCGGAGCCGACAACCGGCTGGAGGTGCGCTGCTGGCGCTGGAGTCCCCTCGGGCTGGGCGCCTTCGCCATCGGCATCGCCCTGCTGGTGGTGCTGCTGGTGGCCAGGCTGCGGCAGCAGCTCGGCTTCGGGCTGCCCCAGCTGCCCGCCTAG
- the argB gene encoding acetylglutamate kinase: MSSDVAISQTDALRVSVLSEALPYIQRFSGRRVVVKYGGAAMARADLRDAVYRDLVLLTSVGVRPVIVHGGGPEINEWLGRLNIQPEFRGGLRVTTPETMDVVEMVLVGRVNKHIVNGLNKLGGRAVGLCGSDGSLVTARPYGEGRNGLVGEVAAVNPAVLFPLLVAGYIPVISSVAADHEGQAHNINADTVAGELAAALQAEKLILLTDTPGILRDRHDPSTLVRQLTLAGARELIATGVVEGGMTPKTECCIRALAQGVGAAHIVDGRIPHALLLEVFTDAGIGTMVVGSPHLLEP, encoded by the coding sequence GTGAGTTCCGACGTCGCCATCAGCCAGACCGATGCCCTGCGGGTCTCGGTGCTCAGTGAGGCCCTCCCCTACATCCAGCGCTTCAGCGGCCGCAGGGTGGTGGTGAAGTACGGCGGCGCCGCGATGGCCCGGGCCGATCTGCGCGACGCGGTCTACCGCGATCTGGTGCTGCTCACGTCGGTGGGGGTGCGCCCGGTGATCGTGCACGGCGGTGGCCCGGAGATCAACGAGTGGCTCGGCCGCCTCAACATCCAGCCGGAGTTCCGGGGCGGTCTGCGGGTCACCACCCCCGAGACCATGGACGTGGTGGAGATGGTGCTGGTGGGCCGCGTCAACAAGCACATCGTCAACGGTCTCAACAAGCTCGGCGGCCGCGCCGTGGGCCTCTGCGGCAGCGATGGCTCCCTGGTGACGGCCCGTCCCTACGGCGAGGGCCGCAACGGGCTGGTGGGGGAGGTGGCGGCGGTGAATCCCGCCGTGCTGTTCCCCCTCCTGGTGGCGGGCTACATCCCGGTGATCTCCAGCGTGGCCGCCGACCACGAGGGCCAGGCCCACAACATCAACGCCGACACGGTGGCCGGCGAGCTGGCGGCGGCCCTGCAGGCCGAGAAGCTGATCCTGCTCACCGACACCCCCGGAATCCTGCGCGACCGCCACGATCCCTCCACCCTGGTGCGCCAGCTCACGCTCGCCGGTGCCAGGGAGCTGATCGCCACCGGCGTGGTGGAGGGAGGCATGACGCCCAAGACCGAATGCTGCATCCGGGCCCTGGCCCAGGGCGTGGGAGCGGCCCACATCGTGGACGGGCGCATCCCCCATGCCCTGCTGCTGGAGGTGTTCACCGACGCGGGCATCGGCACCATGGTGGTGGGCAGTCCCCATCTGCTGGAGCCCTGA
- a CDS encoding DUF2854 domain-containing protein — translation MQALLSPGSLVTVAGAALSVIGWIGYATGNPNLSLPTIFYGIPILLGGLALKSSELPPPERITPAARFRDLRERPESEPLRKLLKDVMRWRYGQKAHLESSLEVLKLWDDDAPPQLVAVEELEEQGHYGLKLSFETGAVPFERWQAQEERLGRFFGQGLACALEPLDPGRFDLRLWLQPS, via the coding sequence ATGCAAGCACTTCTCTCTCCCGGCAGCCTGGTCACGGTGGCGGGAGCCGCCCTCTCGGTGATCGGCTGGATCGGTTACGCCACCGGCAATCCCAACCTGAGCCTGCCCACCATCTTCTACGGAATCCCGATTCTGCTGGGGGGGCTGGCCCTCAAATCGTCGGAATTGCCACCACCGGAGCGGATCACGCCAGCGGCGCGGTTCCGGGATCTGCGGGAGCGGCCCGAAAGCGAACCCCTGCGCAAGCTGCTCAAGGATGTGATGCGCTGGCGCTACGGGCAGAAGGCCCACCTGGAGAGTTCCCTCGAGGTGCTGAAGCTGTGGGATGACGACGCCCCTCCCCAGCTGGTGGCGGTGGAGGAGCTGGAGGAACAGGGCCACTACGGCCTGAAGCTCAGCTTCGAGACCGGCGCCGTTCCCTTCGAGCGCTGGCAGGCCCAGGAGGAGCGCCTCGGCCGCTTCTTCGGCCAGGGTCTGGCCTGCGCCCTGGAACCGCTTGACCCTGGCCGCTTCGATCTGCGCCTCTGGTTGCAGCCCTCCTGA
- a CDS encoding single-stranded DNA-binding protein, with protein MNHCLLEVDVLEAPQVRYTQDNQTPVAEMAVQLEGLRPDDPPGQLKVVGWGNLAQDLQNRVQVGQRLMIEGRLRMNTVTRPDGLKEKRAEFTLSRLHPLQAGQGPAAGGSGMAAQPAAAAAPREQPIRASAAPAPPPAPAQEPPTWNASPLVPDLPEGDDEIPF; from the coding sequence GTGAACCACTGTCTGCTGGAAGTTGATGTGCTCGAGGCCCCCCAGGTTCGCTACACCCAGGACAACCAGACGCCCGTGGCGGAGATGGCCGTGCAGCTGGAGGGACTGCGTCCCGATGACCCGCCCGGGCAGCTGAAGGTGGTGGGCTGGGGCAACCTGGCGCAGGACCTGCAGAACCGGGTGCAGGTGGGTCAGCGCCTGATGATCGAAGGCCGGCTGCGGATGAACACCGTCACCCGGCCCGACGGCCTCAAGGAGAAGCGGGCCGAGTTCACGCTCTCCCGTCTGCACCCCCTGCAGGCTGGCCAGGGCCCTGCCGCAGGTGGGTCCGGAATGGCCGCCCAGCCAGCGGCTGCGGCCGCGCCGCGGGAGCAGCCGATCCGTGCCTCGGCCGCGCCTGCACCCCCGCCGGCCCCGGCTCAGGAGCCACCCACCTGGAACGCCTCCCCCCTGGTGCCCGACCTGCCCGAAGGCGACGACGAGATCCCCTTCTGA
- a CDS encoding precorrin-6A/cobalt-precorrin-6A reductase, with product MQGGNQHQFVLPGPPALGQGQRLWLFAGTGEGPGLAQQLLAQGWRLRISVVDPVAAKPYGPLRPVEICAGPLAGPAALKDALAEAATGDDPFAAVIDATHPFAERIHATLAQGCAASRLPLLRLRRPSCRMEEASTTLLPHLEALAGLDLRDSRLLLAIGARQLGVAVARTPGALHHARLLPTAFSLQQAMAAGLPPQRVACLRPTGTGAIEAALVRRWGIDRILARQSGGEPERRWHRIAARQGCRLLLLQRPEPRVDVPQLSSSELVRHLARWAPDGGSGSSMGGI from the coding sequence ATGCAAGGGGGTAACCAGCACCAGTTCGTGCTCCCCGGGCCGCCCGCCCTTGGCCAGGGCCAGAGGCTGTGGCTGTTCGCGGGAACGGGGGAGGGGCCTGGGCTGGCGCAGCAGCTGCTGGCCCAGGGCTGGCGCCTGCGGATCAGCGTGGTGGACCCTGTGGCCGCGAAGCCCTACGGGCCACTCAGGCCCGTCGAGATCTGCGCAGGGCCGCTGGCAGGGCCGGCAGCCCTCAAGGACGCCCTGGCGGAGGCGGCCACCGGGGACGATCCCTTCGCCGCAGTGATTGACGCCACCCACCCCTTCGCCGAGCGGATCCACGCCACCCTCGCCCAGGGATGCGCCGCAAGCCGCCTGCCGCTGCTGCGGCTCCGCAGGCCGTCCTGCCGGATGGAGGAGGCCTCCACCACCCTGCTGCCCCACCTGGAAGCCCTGGCCGGCCTGGACCTGCGGGACAGCCGCCTGCTGCTGGCGATCGGAGCGCGCCAGCTCGGCGTGGCCGTGGCACGCACGCCCGGAGCCCTGCACCACGCACGGCTGTTGCCCACCGCCTTCAGCCTGCAGCAGGCCATGGCGGCGGGGTTGCCGCCCCAGCGGGTGGCCTGCCTGAGACCCACTGGCACAGGGGCGATCGAGGCGGCGCTGGTGAGGCGCTGGGGGATCGATCGGATCCTGGCGCGTCAGTCCGGCGGCGAGCCGGAGCGCCGCTGGCACCGGATCGCCGCCCGCCAGGGGTGCCGCCTGCTGCTGCTGCAACGCCCCGAACCCCGCGTCGACGTGCCCCAGCTGAGCAGCTCCGAGCTGGTGCGGCATCTGGCCCGCTGGGCGCCCGATGGCGGCTCCGGGAGCAGCATGGGCGGCATCTGA
- the cutA gene encoding divalent-cation tolerance protein CutA gives MVPPDPQHHPFHHGSGLVLALTTEANEVLAEALATAVLEAGLAACVALTPCRSLYRWQGVLERSHEVQLLIKCHPTRLDALWRLVRERHSYTTPEWITWPAHPSEDYGAWLAGCCGVAEQAAAPAETA, from the coding sequence ATGGTGCCTCCCGATCCGCAGCACCACCCCTTCCACCACGGCAGCGGGCTGGTGCTGGCGCTCACCACCGAAGCCAACGAGGTGCTGGCCGAAGCCCTGGCCACGGCGGTGCTGGAGGCGGGACTGGCGGCCTGCGTGGCCCTCACCCCGTGCCGTTCGCTCTACCGCTGGCAGGGGGTGCTGGAGCGCAGCCACGAGGTGCAGCTGCTGATCAAGTGCCACCCGACCCGGCTGGATGCCCTCTGGCGCCTGGTGCGGGAGCGCCACAGCTACACCACGCCGGAATGGATCACCTGGCCCGCCCACCCCAGCGAGGACTACGGGGCATGGCTGGCCGGCTGCTGTGGAGTGGCGGAGCAGGCGGCAGCCCCAGCCGAAACCGCTTAG
- a CDS encoding adenosine kinase — MTTQSLEKSLDVVGIGNAIVDVLVQADDAFLAQHDLTKGTMALVDEARAERLYASVGAGLETSGGSAANTLAGIAQLGGRAGFIGRVRDDQLGGIFAHDIRAVGARFETPAATEGPSTARCLILVTPDAQRTMCTYLGASVGLDPADLDLSMVAESRLLYLEGYLWDSDAAKQAFIAAAEVARSHGGQVALSLSDAFCVERHRASFQELVDGHVDVLFANEMEIMALYETDSFEAALEQVRGRCRIAALTRSALGSVVLEGSSTHRIEPFKLGSLVDTTGAGDLYAAGFLHGLAQGWDAVRCGQLGSLCAGQVVTQLGPRPMVDLKALMQAHCSPDPAA, encoded by the coding sequence ATGACCACCCAGAGCCTCGAGAAGAGCCTCGATGTCGTCGGCATCGGCAACGCCATCGTCGATGTGCTCGTGCAGGCCGATGACGCCTTCCTCGCCCAGCACGACCTCACCAAGGGCACCATGGCCCTGGTGGATGAGGCCCGGGCGGAGCGGCTTTACGCCAGCGTGGGAGCGGGTCTGGAGACCTCCGGCGGATCCGCCGCCAACACCCTGGCCGGCATTGCCCAGCTGGGCGGCAGGGCCGGCTTCATCGGCCGGGTGCGCGACGACCAGCTTGGAGGCATCTTTGCCCATGACATCCGCGCCGTGGGCGCCCGCTTCGAGACGCCGGCGGCGACGGAGGGACCCTCCACCGCCCGCTGCCTGATCCTGGTGACCCCGGATGCCCAGCGCACCATGTGCACCTATCTGGGCGCCTCCGTCGGGCTCGACCCGGCCGATCTCGACCTCTCGATGGTGGCCGAGTCCCGGCTGCTCTACCTGGAGGGCTACCTCTGGGACAGCGACGCCGCCAAACAGGCCTTCATCGCCGCCGCGGAGGTGGCGCGCTCCCATGGCGGTCAGGTGGCCCTGAGCCTCTCCGACGCCTTCTGCGTGGAGCGCCACCGCGCCAGCTTCCAGGAGCTGGTCGACGGCCATGTCGACGTGCTCTTCGCCAACGAGATGGAGATCATGGCCCTCTACGAGACCGACAGCTTCGAGGCGGCCCTCGAGCAGGTGCGGGGCCGCTGCCGGATCGCGGCCCTCACCCGCAGTGCCCTGGGCTCGGTGGTGCTCGAGGGTTCGAGCACCCACCGCATCGAGCCTTTCAAGCTGGGGTCCCTGGTGGACACCACCGGTGCGGGCGATCTCTACGCCGCCGGCTTTCTGCATGGCCTGGCCCAGGGCTGGGATGCCGTCCGCTGTGGCCAGCTGGGATCCCTCTGCGCCGGCCAGGTGGTCACCCAGCTGGGACCACGGCCGATGGTTGACCTCAAGGCCCTGATGCAGGCCCACTGCAGCCCTGATCCGGCGGCCTAA
- a CDS encoding adenylosuccinate synthase has protein sequence MSLANVVVIGAQWGDEGKGKITDLLSRSADVVVRYQGGVNAGHTIVVDDKVLKLHLIPSGILYPDTVCLIGSGTVVDPRVMLEELDMLAEFGIDISGLRLASTAHVTMPYHRLLDQAMEQRRGDRRIGTTGRGIGPTYADKSERNGIRIIDILDEARLRDRLAGPLAEKNEILEKLYGIAPLDFEAVVQEYVGYGQRLAPHVVDCTRTIHEAARARQNILFEGAQGTLLDLDHGTYPYVTSSNPVSGGACIGAGVGPTLIDRVIGVAKAYTTRVGEGPFPTELDGSLNDHLCDRGGEYGTTTGRRRRCGWFDGVIGRYAVEVNGLDCLAITKLDVLDELDAIKVCVAYELDGERIEHFPSSAEVFARCRPVFETLPGWQTSTADCRSLEDLPATAMSYLRFLAELMEVPIAIVSLGADRDQTIVVEDPIHGPKRALLSV, from the coding sequence GTGTCCTTGGCCAACGTCGTCGTCATCGGTGCGCAGTGGGGTGACGAGGGCAAGGGCAAGATCACCGATCTGCTGAGCCGCTCCGCCGATGTGGTCGTGCGCTACCAGGGTGGCGTCAATGCCGGCCACACGATCGTGGTGGATGACAAGGTGCTGAAGCTGCACCTCATCCCCTCCGGCATTCTCTATCCCGACACCGTCTGCCTGATCGGCTCCGGCACCGTGGTCGACCCCCGGGTCATGCTCGAGGAGCTCGACATGCTGGCCGAGTTCGGCATCGACATCTCGGGCCTGCGGCTGGCCTCCACCGCCCACGTGACGATGCCTTACCACCGCCTGCTGGACCAGGCGATGGAGCAGCGGCGCGGCGACCGCCGGATCGGCACCACGGGCCGGGGCATCGGACCCACCTATGCCGACAAGTCGGAGCGGAACGGCATCCGCATCATCGACATCCTCGACGAGGCCCGTCTGCGCGACCGGCTGGCCGGTCCCCTGGCCGAGAAGAACGAGATCCTCGAGAAGCTCTACGGGATCGCGCCCCTGGACTTCGAGGCCGTGGTACAGGAGTACGTCGGATACGGCCAGCGGCTGGCTCCCCACGTGGTGGACTGCACCCGCACCATCCACGAGGCGGCCCGGGCCCGCCAGAACATCCTGTTCGAGGGGGCCCAGGGCACCCTGCTGGACCTCGACCACGGCACCTACCCCTACGTCACCTCCTCCAACCCCGTGAGCGGCGGCGCCTGCATCGGCGCCGGGGTGGGCCCCACCCTGATCGACCGTGTGATCGGCGTGGCCAAGGCCTACACCACCCGGGTGGGGGAGGGGCCGTTCCCCACCGAGCTGGACGGCAGTCTCAACGACCATCTCTGCGACCGCGGCGGCGAGTACGGCACCACCACGGGCCGGCGCCGCCGCTGCGGCTGGTTCGACGGGGTGATCGGCCGCTATGCCGTGGAGGTGAACGGCCTGGACTGCCTGGCCATCACCAAGCTCGATGTGCTGGATGAACTCGACGCCATCAAGGTGTGCGTGGCCTACGAGCTCGACGGTGAGCGCATCGAGCATTTCCCAAGCAGCGCCGAGGTGTTCGCCCGCTGCCGTCCGGTGTTCGAGACCCTGCCGGGCTGGCAGACCTCCACGGCCGACTGCCGCAGCCTCGAGGATCTCCCCGCCACCGCCATGAGCTACCTGCGCTTCCTCGCCGAGCTGATGGAGGTGCCGATCGCCATCGTGTCGCTGGGCGCCGATCGGGATCAGACGATCGTGGTCGAGGATCCGATCCACGGGCCCAAGCGGGCCCTGCTCAGCGTCTGA